In Leisingera sp. NJS204, the following are encoded in one genomic region:
- the acnA gene encoding aconitate hydratase AcnA has translation MPITVGQDNAKARKTLSVNGKSISFYSIPAATEAGFGDFSKLPAALKVVLENMLRFEDGGFSVSTDDIKAFAEWGANGGKNPREIAYRPARVLMQDFTGVPAVVDLAAMRDGIVGLKGSAAKINPLVPVDLVIDHSVMIDEFGNPRAFQMNVDREYERNMERYQFLKWGQNAFNNFRVVPPGTGICHQVNLEYLAQTVWTDTDQNGEEVAYPDTLVGTDSHTTMVNGAAVLGWGVGGIEAEAAMLGQPISMLIPEVIGFELTGQMVEGTTGTDLVLKVVEMLRAKGVVGKFVEFYGTGLDRLPLADRATIANMAPEYGATCGFFPIDDETLRYLRNTGRDEDRIALVEAYAKENGFWRGADYAPVYTDTLSLDMSSIVPAISGPKRPQDYVPLTNAKAAFRQEMEETFKRPMGKEVAVKGEDYTMESGKVVIASITSCTNTSNPYVMIGAGLVARKAAALGLDRKPWVKTSLAPGSQVVSAYLEAAGLQEDLDKIGFNLVGYGCTTCIGNSGPIQQELSEAIAEGDLVATSVLSGNRNFEGRISPDVRANYLASPPLVVAYALAGTMDINLASDPIAQDKDGNDVYLKDIWPSTQEVAELVEQTVTREAFLSKYADVFKGDEKWQAVETTDAETYDWPAASTYIQNPPYFQGMGTEPGTISNIEGAKVLAVLGDMVTTDHISPAGSFATTTPAGQYLLERQVQPREFNSYGSRRGNHEIMMRGTFANIRIKNEMLAKEDGSAVEGGYTKGPDGKQTSIFDASMAHQEAGTPLVVFGGEQYGAGSSRDWAAKGTALLGVKAVIAESFERIHRSNLVGMGVIPFEFTGGDSRKSLGLTGEETVSISGLDTIQPLQDVPCAITMADGSVKEITLKCRIDTAPEIEYIEHGGVLHYVLRNLAKS, from the coding sequence ATGCCTATCACCGTCGGACAAGACAATGCCAAAGCGCGCAAAACGCTCAGCGTCAACGGCAAGTCGATCTCTTTTTACTCCATCCCCGCAGCCACCGAAGCAGGCTTTGGTGATTTCTCCAAGCTGCCCGCCGCGCTGAAGGTGGTGCTGGAAAACATGCTGCGCTTTGAGGATGGCGGCTTTTCGGTCTCCACCGACGACATCAAGGCCTTTGCCGAATGGGGCGCCAATGGCGGCAAGAACCCCCGCGAAATCGCCTACCGCCCTGCCCGCGTGCTGATGCAGGACTTCACCGGCGTTCCCGCCGTTGTCGACCTGGCCGCCATGCGCGACGGCATCGTCGGCCTGAAAGGCTCCGCCGCCAAGATCAACCCGCTTGTGCCAGTTGACCTGGTCATCGACCACTCGGTGATGATCGACGAGTTCGGCAACCCGCGCGCGTTCCAGATGAACGTCGACCGCGAGTATGAGCGCAACATGGAGCGCTATCAGTTCCTGAAATGGGGTCAGAACGCGTTCAACAACTTCCGCGTTGTGCCGCCGGGCACCGGCATCTGCCACCAGGTGAACCTGGAGTATCTGGCCCAGACTGTCTGGACCGATACAGACCAGAACGGCGAGGAAGTCGCCTATCCGGATACCCTGGTCGGCACCGACTCCCACACCACCATGGTCAACGGCGCCGCGGTGCTGGGCTGGGGCGTTGGCGGCATTGAGGCTGAGGCCGCGATGCTGGGCCAGCCGATTTCTATGCTGATCCCCGAAGTCATCGGCTTTGAGCTGACCGGCCAGATGGTTGAAGGCACCACCGGCACCGACCTGGTGCTGAAGGTGGTGGAAATGCTGCGCGCCAAGGGCGTAGTTGGCAAGTTTGTCGAGTTCTACGGCACCGGCCTGGACCGTCTGCCGCTCGCAGACCGCGCCACCATCGCCAACATGGCGCCGGAATACGGCGCCACCTGCGGCTTCTTCCCGATCGACGACGAAACCCTTCGCTACCTGCGCAACACCGGCCGTGATGAGGACCGCATCGCGCTGGTCGAAGCCTACGCCAAGGAGAACGGTTTCTGGCGCGGCGCAGATTATGCACCGGTCTACACCGACACCCTGTCGCTGGACATGAGCAGCATCGTTCCGGCAATCTCCGGCCCGAAACGCCCGCAGGACTATGTGCCGCTGACCAACGCCAAGGCTGCTTTCCGCCAGGAGATGGAAGAGACCTTCAAACGTCCGATGGGCAAGGAAGTCGCCGTCAAAGGCGAAGACTACACCATGGAATCGGGCAAGGTTGTGATTGCTTCGATCACCTCCTGCACCAACACTTCGAACCCTTATGTGATGATCGGCGCAGGCCTGGTCGCGCGCAAGGCAGCCGCCCTGGGCCTGGACCGCAAGCCCTGGGTCAAAACCTCGCTGGCACCGGGTTCGCAGGTCGTGTCCGCCTATCTGGAGGCCGCAGGCCTGCAAGAGGATCTGGACAAGATCGGTTTCAACCTGGTGGGCTACGGCTGCACCACCTGCATCGGCAACTCCGGTCCGATCCAGCAGGAACTGTCGGAAGCCATCGCCGAGGGCGATCTGGTGGCAACCTCGGTGCTGTCCGGCAACCGCAACTTTGAGGGCCGCATTTCGCCCGACGTGCGCGCCAACTACCTGGCCTCGCCGCCGCTGGTGGTGGCCTATGCGCTGGCCGGCACCATGGACATCAACCTGGCGTCCGACCCGATTGCACAGGACAAGGATGGCAACGACGTCTACCTGAAAGACATCTGGCCCTCGACCCAGGAAGTTGCGGAACTGGTTGAGCAAACCGTCACCCGCGAGGCGTTCCTGTCGAAATACGCCGATGTCTTCAAGGGCGACGAGAAGTGGCAGGCGGTCGAGACCACTGACGCGGAAACCTATGACTGGCCCGCAGCCTCGACCTATATCCAGAACCCGCCCTACTTCCAGGGCATGGGCACCGAGCCGGGCACCATCTCGAACATCGAGGGTGCCAAGGTTCTGGCGGTTCTGGGCGACATGGTCACCACCGACCACATCTCGCCCGCGGGCTCCTTTGCCACCACCACCCCGGCGGGCCAGTATCTGCTGGAGCGCCAGGTGCAACCGCGCGAGTTCAACTCCTACGGTTCGCGCCGCGGCAACCACGAGATCATGATGCGCGGCACCTTTGCCAACATCCGCATCAAGAACGAGATGCTGGCCAAAGAAGACGGCAGTGCTGTTGAGGGCGGCTACACCAAAGGCCCCGATGGCAAACAGACCTCGATCTTTGATGCCTCGATGGCGCATCAGGAAGCAGGCACACCGCTGGTGGTGTTCGGCGGCGAACAGTACGGCGCGGGCTCCTCGCGCGACTGGGCGGCCAAAGGCACCGCTCTCTTGGGTGTCAAGGCTGTGATCGCCGAAAGCTTTGAGCGTATCCACCGCTCCAACCTGGTTGGCATGGGGGTGATCCCGTTTGAATTCACCGGCGGCGACAGCCGCAAATCGCTGGGCCTGACAGGCGAGGAAACCGTCTCGATCTCCGGGCTGGACACCATCCAGCCGCTGCAGGACGTGCCCTGTGCGATCACCATGGCGGACGGTTCAGTGAAAGAGATCACCCTGAAGTGCCGCATCGATACCGCACCCGAGATCGAATACATCGAACACGGTGGCGTGCTGCACTATGTGCTGCGGAACCTGGCCAAGTCGTAA
- a CDS encoding substrate-binding periplasmic protein, giving the protein MEKPTGFVKVLLACFAALSGLADTARADSVLTFCYDPYPPYTLGSGGIPDGGLKVKLLEAVTDRIDGLRAVVVLLPWQRCQARAKAGEIDGILPLFKSAGRASYLAFTGPAFLQANTFWYNRERYPQGLDLDEGYARISRLRLGMVNGSVIDQEMERAFENNNRIVRGGDVEGLMQMLLFDQLDLIAIDDAVGRYHVVQNGWQDRIASVATPISSTYSHFGLSRSAGADAYLDVFNRATSELQADGTIAEILSSTIAP; this is encoded by the coding sequence GTGGAAAAGCCGACTGGGTTCGTCAAAGTGCTGCTGGCATGCTTTGCTGCCCTTAGCGGGTTGGCTGACACTGCGCGTGCCGACTCTGTGCTGACCTTCTGCTATGATCCCTATCCGCCCTACACGCTGGGATCCGGCGGCATTCCCGACGGCGGGTTGAAGGTCAAGCTGCTGGAGGCCGTGACGGACCGGATTGACGGGCTAAGGGCTGTGGTTGTTCTGCTGCCCTGGCAGCGTTGCCAGGCGCGGGCAAAAGCCGGAGAAATCGACGGCATCCTCCCATTGTTTAAATCAGCCGGCCGCGCTTCTTATCTGGCCTTCACTGGCCCGGCGTTTCTGCAGGCCAACACATTCTGGTACAACCGCGAGCGCTATCCGCAAGGGCTGGATCTTGACGAGGGATATGCGCGGATTTCCCGGCTGCGGCTGGGGATGGTGAACGGCAGCGTCATTGATCAGGAGATGGAACGCGCCTTTGAAAACAACAACCGGATCGTTCGCGGCGGCGATGTGGAAGGCCTGATGCAAATGCTGCTTTTTGATCAACTGGATCTTATCGCAATTGATGATGCGGTCGGACGCTACCACGTCGTGCAAAACGGCTGGCAGGACAGAATTGCGTCTGTTGCCACTCCGATTTCCAGCACTTATTCGCACTTTGGCCTGTCGCGGAGTGCTGGCGCAGATGCCTATTTGGATGTGTTCAACCGGGCGACTTCCGAACTGCAGGCAGATGGAACGATTGCAGAGATCCTGAGCAGCACCATCGCCCCGTAG
- a CDS encoding antibiotic biosynthesis monooxygenase, which yields MKEAVIAVVYPDVDTFDEHVEAVLEMLPETRRFPGCIEAHAGINRARFEIAVFHLWESNDHLERYLVWRADRGDLDARSATMRREQDFRTFSVP from the coding sequence ATGAAAGAAGCTGTAATAGCAGTCGTTTACCCGGATGTGGACACATTTGACGAACACGTTGAGGCAGTTCTGGAAATGCTTCCGGAAACGAGGCGTTTTCCTGGCTGCATAGAAGCCCATGCCGGCATTAACCGCGCGCGTTTTGAAATTGCCGTTTTCCACCTATGGGAGTCGAATGACCATTTGGAGCGCTATTTGGTCTGGCGTGCCGACCGCGGCGATTTGGACGCCCGCAGCGCCACCATGCGGCGGGAGCAGGACTTCCGGACTTTTTCGGTGCCATGA
- the ccmD gene encoding heme exporter protein CcmD has translation MPDLGKYAETVLSAYGASLLLLLALVVLTILRGRKVRREMETLETRMKRNG, from the coding sequence ATGCCCGATCTTGGAAAATACGCCGAAACGGTGCTGTCGGCCTATGGTGCCTCGCTGCTGCTGCTGCTGGCGCTGGTGGTGCTGACAATCCTGCGCGGCCGCAAGGTGCGCCGGGAAATGGAAACCCTTGAAACCCGGATGAAGCGCAATGGCTAA
- a CDS encoding putative quinol monooxygenase has translation MTEAVIIQLHPLPGKYTELTVLVKKMVEAARGFPECQQAETLLAPDRDEISVFQRWTSAEAFSEYLIWRSRQEDLKLAFALSSKEPDLRSFTLHDPG, from the coding sequence GTGACGGAAGCCGTAATCATTCAACTGCACCCGCTGCCCGGTAAATACACTGAGCTGACAGTTCTTGTGAAAAAGATGGTGGAGGCGGCTCGCGGTTTTCCGGAATGCCAACAAGCCGAAACCCTGCTCGCCCCGGACCGGGACGAGATTTCGGTCTTTCAAAGATGGACTAGCGCGGAGGCGTTCAGCGAGTATCTGATTTGGCGTTCCAGGCAGGAAGACCTAAAGCTTGCCTTTGCGCTGTCGTCGAAGGAACCTGATCTCCGCAGCTTCACCCTGCATGATCCTGGCTAA
- a CDS encoding heme ABC transporter permease — protein sequence MSIWEYANPKKFLTTTEKVMPVLWISSAVLISAGLIWGFFFTPDDYRQGSTVKIIFLHVPAALMAINAWFMMLVTSLVWVIRRHHVSALAARAAAPVGIVMTVIALVTGAIWGQPMWGTWWAWDPRLTSFLVLFLFYLGYIALWEAIDNPDTAADLTSILCLVGSVFAVLSRYAVNFWNQGLHQGASLSLDEKENVADAFSNPLYVCMGGFVLLFLALVFYRTGTEIRARRIKALMARERLEA from the coding sequence ATGTCGATCTGGGAATACGCCAACCCGAAGAAGTTCCTGACCACCACCGAAAAGGTGATGCCGGTCTTGTGGATCAGTTCTGCCGTGCTGATCAGCGCGGGGCTGATCTGGGGCTTTTTCTTCACGCCTGACGATTACCGCCAAGGCTCCACCGTCAAGATCATCTTCCTGCATGTGCCTGCAGCGCTAATGGCGATTAATGCCTGGTTCATGATGCTGGTCACCTCGCTCGTCTGGGTGATCCGCCGCCATCACGTCAGCGCGCTGGCCGCCCGTGCTGCGGCGCCCGTGGGTATCGTAATGACGGTTATCGCGCTGGTCACCGGTGCGATCTGGGGTCAGCCGATGTGGGGCACCTGGTGGGCCTGGGATCCGCGCCTCACGTCCTTTTTGGTGCTGTTCCTGTTCTATCTCGGCTATATCGCCCTGTGGGAGGCGATCGACAATCCCGACACCGCCGCGGACCTCACCTCGATCCTGTGCCTGGTCGGGTCGGTCTTTGCCGTGCTCAGCCGCTATGCGGTGAACTTTTGGAATCAGGGGCTGCATCAGGGGGCGTCGCTGTCGCTTGACGAAAAGGAAAACGTGGCTGATGCGTTCTCCAATCCGCTTTATGTCTGCATGGGCGGCTTTGTGCTGTTGTTCCTTGCGCTGGTGTTCTACCGCACCGGAACTGAAATCCGCGCCCGCCGCATCAAGGCATTGATGGCGCGCGAACGGCTGGAGGCCTGA
- the secF gene encoding protein translocase subunit SecF: protein MRLRLVPQKTSFDFFKRAKLWLGISALMMVVGFASFLLQGLNFGIDFRGGTTIRTEASESVDVGAYRDALSPLGLGDVSITEVFDPTFEEDQHVAMIRIQAQDDGEAISGDMVETLKVSLDAVAPGIKFVSVESVGPKVSGELITTAIYAVALAIGAVLVYIWLRFEWQFALGAVAALVHDVVLTIGVFSELQIKFDLAIIAALLTIVGYSLNDTVVVFDRVRENLRRYKKKDLAEVLNISINETLSRTVMTSVTTLLALISLYVLGGDVIRGFVFAMIWGVLVGTYSSVFVASTILLKLGVKRDWSKQANTTGNQFSNIDA, encoded by the coding sequence ATGCGGTTAAGACTTGTTCCTCAGAAGACCTCATTCGATTTCTTCAAACGCGCCAAGCTGTGGCTGGGCATCTCTGCCTTGATGATGGTGGTGGGGTTTGCGTCTTTCCTGCTGCAGGGGCTGAACTTCGGTATCGACTTCCGCGGCGGTACCACCATCCGGACCGAAGCGTCTGAATCCGTGGATGTGGGCGCTTACCGTGATGCCCTTTCGCCGCTGGGGCTGGGGGATGTGTCGATCACCGAGGTGTTCGACCCGACATTCGAAGAAGACCAGCACGTCGCCATGATCCGCATCCAGGCACAGGACGACGGCGAGGCGATCTCGGGCGATATGGTCGAGACGCTGAAGGTTTCGCTGGACGCGGTGGCACCGGGCATCAAGTTTGTGTCCGTCGAATCCGTTGGTCCCAAAGTCTCGGGTGAGCTGATCACCACGGCGATTTACGCGGTGGCGCTCGCTATCGGCGCCGTGCTTGTCTACATCTGGCTGCGGTTCGAGTGGCAGTTCGCTCTCGGCGCGGTGGCAGCGCTGGTGCATGACGTGGTGCTGACCATCGGTGTGTTCTCGGAGCTGCAGATCAAGTTCGACCTGGCCATCATCGCGGCACTGCTGACCATCGTCGGCTATTCGCTGAACGATACGGTGGTTGTGTTCGACCGGGTGCGCGAGAACCTGCGCCGCTACAAGAAGAAGGATCTGGCCGAGGTTCTGAACATCTCGATCAACGAGACCCTCAGCCGGACGGTGATGACCTCGGTCACCACCTTGCTGGCGCTGATTTCGCTTTATGTGCTGGGCGGCGACGTGATCCGCGGCTTTGTCTTTGCGATGATCTGGGGTGTGCTGGTCGGGACCTATTCGTCGGTGTTTGTGGCTTCCACCATCCTGCTGAAACTGGGGGTGAAGCGCGACTGGTCGAAACAGGCAAACACCACCGGCAATCAGTTCTCGAACATCGATGCTTGA
- the ccmB gene encoding heme exporter protein CcmB produces the protein MIALLIRDLRLAFRAGGGFGLGLAFFLIVTVMVPFSVGPQSDLLSKIAPGVLWLGALLACLLSLDRLLALDWEDGSLDLLATAPLPLESTVTIKALAHWITTGLPLVMAAPVLGVLLNLPVQGFQWLVVSLLLGTPALSVIGTFGAALTVGLKRGGLLMSLLVMPLYVPTLIFGSEVARRGAEGMAVQTPMLLLAGISAASIALLPFASAAVLRVNLR, from the coding sequence GTGATTGCGCTGCTGATACGGGATCTGCGGCTGGCCTTCCGGGCCGGCGGCGGCTTTGGCCTGGGCCTTGCGTTTTTTCTGATCGTGACCGTGATGGTGCCGTTTTCCGTTGGCCCGCAATCGGACCTGCTGTCCAAAATCGCACCGGGTGTTCTGTGGCTTGGCGCGCTGCTGGCCTGCCTCTTGTCCCTTGACCGGCTGCTGGCGCTGGATTGGGAGGACGGCTCGCTCGACCTGCTGGCCACAGCACCCTTGCCGCTGGAAAGCACCGTGACGATCAAGGCGCTGGCGCATTGGATTACCACCGGCCTGCCGCTGGTGATGGCCGCACCGGTGCTGGGGGTGCTGCTGAACCTGCCGGTCCAAGGCTTTCAATGGCTGGTGGTTTCCCTGTTGCTGGGCACGCCTGCACTGTCCGTCATTGGCACCTTTGGTGCCGCCCTGACCGTGGGGCTGAAACGCGGCGGGCTGCTGATGTCTCTGTTAGTGATGCCGCTGTACGTGCCGACGCTGATCTTCGGGTCCGAAGTGGCCCGCCGCGGGGCTGAAGGCATGGCTGTCCAAACACCGATGCTGCTGCTTGCCGGCATCTCCGCCGCCTCCATCGCCTTGCTGCCCTTTGCCAGCGCCGCTGTCCTGCGCGTCAATTTGCGTTAG
- a CDS encoding TSUP family transporter: MLEAFQAALATPGLVWLLLTIGAAGLVRGFTGFGTAMIFVPVGAQFLPSADVVFLMVLMGVFSTITLFPQAWSKADKAEVGALAMAAAVTVPAGLWVMSQLDPLTLRWLAAAVIGVTLAAVVSGWRWQGRLGWPGRFGIGGAAGMVGGMTGLTGPVIIVFYLANVRDVARVRANTIVFLAALDVVIAVNLIFGGLASLQAVILAALLGIPYVVTTLTGKALFDPKLEKLYRFASYSVIALAVLSSLPVFD; this comes from the coding sequence ATGCTTGAGGCCTTTCAGGCAGCCCTGGCCACGCCGGGGCTGGTCTGGCTTTTGCTGACTATTGGAGCCGCGGGATTAGTCCGCGGCTTCACTGGTTTTGGCACCGCGATGATTTTTGTCCCCGTCGGCGCACAATTCCTGCCATCTGCGGATGTGGTGTTTTTGATGGTGCTGATGGGGGTGTTCTCCACCATCACCCTGTTCCCGCAGGCCTGGAGCAAGGCCGACAAGGCCGAAGTCGGCGCGCTGGCAATGGCCGCAGCTGTCACCGTGCCCGCTGGTCTGTGGGTCATGTCGCAACTGGATCCGCTGACACTGCGCTGGCTGGCGGCGGCGGTGATCGGGGTGACGCTGGCGGCAGTTGTTTCCGGCTGGCGCTGGCAGGGGCGGCTGGGCTGGCCGGGCCGTTTCGGCATCGGCGGGGCGGCTGGCATGGTCGGCGGCATGACCGGTCTGACAGGGCCGGTGATCATCGTCTTCTACCTTGCCAATGTGCGTGACGTGGCGCGGGTCAGGGCCAATACAATCGTGTTTCTGGCAGCCCTTGATGTGGTGATTGCGGTCAACCTGATCTTTGGCGGGCTGGCCAGCCTGCAGGCGGTGATCCTGGCCGCGCTGCTGGGCATCCCCTATGTTGTGACCACGCTGACCGGCAAGGCGCTGTTTGATCCCAAACTGGAGAAGCTCTATCGCTTTGCCTCCTATTCCGTGATTGCGCTGGCCGTGTTATCCAGCCTCCCGGTGTTTGACTGA
- a CDS encoding Mth938-like domain-containing protein: MRLNEVSFSDAQPIDGYGAGFFRIGGQVHQGAVLTSAAGTAAWGGYADTGPLLALAGEADVLFIGTGAEIAHIPADLRKALEEAGLGVEIMNSPAACRTYNVLLSEGRRIAMAALAV, translated from the coding sequence ATGCGCTTGAATGAAGTGAGTTTTTCCGACGCGCAGCCGATTGATGGCTATGGCGCAGGCTTCTTCCGCATCGGCGGGCAGGTTCATCAGGGGGCGGTGCTGACATCGGCAGCAGGCACCGCGGCCTGGGGCGGTTATGCGGATACCGGGCCGCTGCTGGCACTGGCGGGGGAGGCCGACGTGCTGTTCATCGGCACCGGCGCGGAAATCGCGCATATTCCGGCAGATTTGCGCAAAGCGCTGGAAGAGGCAGGGCTGGGGGTTGAGATAATGAACTCGCCCGCCGCCTGCCGCACCTATAATGTGCTGCTGTCCGAGGGGCGCAGGATTGCCATGGCGGCGCTGGCGGTCTGA
- a CDS encoding DsbE family thiol:disulfide interchange protein, producing the protein MAKISPLMAVPGIVFAGFVGLALVGMFREDPNSLPSAREGQPAPPLALDDFPGKEMFTDETLRDGSVKLVNYWASWCAPCRAEHPNLEALSNEGIPVYGINYKDQLANAEAFLNELGDPYAAIGRDEKGRLGIDWGVYGVPETYVVDGEGKIVLRWAGPITQRVIENTLRPAMEKAAGQ; encoded by the coding sequence ATGGCTAAGATCTCACCGCTGATGGCGGTCCCCGGTATTGTGTTTGCTGGTTTTGTCGGCCTTGCCCTGGTTGGCATGTTCCGCGAAGACCCCAACAGCCTGCCGTCCGCGCGTGAAGGCCAGCCCGCGCCACCGCTAGCGCTGGACGATTTTCCTGGCAAGGAGATGTTCACAGACGAAACCCTGCGCGATGGCAGTGTGAAGCTGGTGAATTACTGGGCAAGCTGGTGCGCGCCCTGCCGGGCCGAGCATCCGAACCTGGAAGCGCTGTCCAACGAGGGCATCCCGGTTTACGGCATCAACTACAAGGACCAGCTGGCCAATGCCGAGGCCTTTTTGAACGAGCTGGGCGACCCTTACGCAGCGATTGGCCGCGACGAAAAGGGCCGTTTGGGGATCGATTGGGGCGTGTACGGCGTGCCGGAAACCTATGTGGTGGACGGCGAAGGCAAGATCGTGCTGCGTTGGGCCGGACCGATTACCCAGCGGGTGATCGAAAACACCCTGCGCCCGGCGATGGAAAAGGCGGCAGGTCAGTAA
- a CDS encoding DOPA 4,5-dioxygenase family protein — protein sequence MKHTDSITGYHAHIYFDENTVSQARALCQRAAELFGAEMGRMHEKPVGPHPKWSCQLAAGPEQFATLLPWLALNRDGLIVFAHPETGDALADHRDHAIWLGTGLALDLSIFG from the coding sequence ATGAAACATACAGACAGCATCACAGGCTATCACGCCCACATCTACTTTGACGAAAACACCGTTTCGCAGGCCCGCGCTCTTTGCCAGCGTGCTGCCGAACTCTTCGGGGCAGAAATGGGGCGCATGCATGAAAAACCCGTCGGACCGCATCCCAAATGGTCCTGCCAGCTGGCGGCCGGCCCGGAGCAGTTTGCCACGTTGCTGCCCTGGCTGGCATTGAACCGCGATGGGCTGATTGTCTTTGCCCACCCGGAAACAGGCGACGCCCTGGCGGATCATCGGGATCACGCGATCTGGCTGGGAACAGGCCTAGCGCTGGATCTTAGCATTTTCGGCTGA
- a CDS encoding DUF1223 domain-containing protein, producing the protein MKLLASIIAAWGLALPVYGQSAAEPVVVELYTSQGCSSCPPADALLHELAARDDVLPLALHVDYWDYIGWKDQFAKPSHTKRQKGYAHAGGRRMIYTPQMIIMGQDDVVGADAMKVADAIGKHQSHPRPVTLSVERNGEELVIRLQPRAQMGEARLLVQLVRYTPERTVNITRGELAGKTLSYANVVDDWQIAAEWDGAGDLELTVPVPGRQPAAVVVQEASYGRIIAAARAE; encoded by the coding sequence ATGAAACTTCTGGCGTCGATCATTGCAGCGTGGGGCCTGGCCCTGCCGGTATACGGCCAATCTGCCGCGGAACCTGTGGTGGTGGAGCTTTATACGTCGCAAGGGTGTTCGTCCTGCCCGCCGGCCGATGCACTGCTGCATGAGCTGGCAGCGCGCGACGATGTGCTGCCGCTGGCGCTGCACGTCGATTACTGGGATTACATCGGCTGGAAGGATCAATTTGCCAAGCCGTCCCATACCAAGCGGCAAAAGGGCTATGCGCATGCGGGCGGCCGCAGGATGATCTACACGCCGCAAATGATCATCATGGGTCAGGATGATGTGGTTGGCGCCGATGCAATGAAGGTGGCCGATGCCATCGGCAAACACCAATCCCATCCGCGCCCGGTCACGCTGTCGGTTGAGCGGAACGGGGAGGAACTGGTGATCCGGTTGCAGCCACGGGCACAGATGGGGGAGGCGAGGCTGCTGGTGCAGCTGGTGCGCTATACGCCAGAACGGACCGTCAATATCACCCGCGGTGAATTGGCCGGTAAGACCTTGAGCTATGCCAATGTGGTGGATGACTGGCAGATTGCTGCGGAATGGGACGGGGCAGGGGATCTGGAACTGACAGTCCCGGTGCCAGGCCGCCAGCCTGCTGCCGTCGTGGTGCAAGAGGCGTCCTATGGCCGTATCATTGCCGCTGCCCGCGCCGAATAG
- the ccmA gene encoding heme ABC exporter ATP-binding protein CcmA, whose product MTLTVTDLSVARGGIPVLEGLSFSLDPGKALILRGPNGIGKTTLLRTVAGLQPPLKGRVDGAEDQIAYAAHSDGLKPTLTVAENLTFWASVFGRNGIEQALDGFDLQALRDRQAGALSAGQKRRLGLSRMLVTGRPIWIMDEPTVSLDKASVAMFAAAVRMHLGQGGSALIATHIDLGLEAGVLDAGPYKAKPLALDDFDGGFL is encoded by the coding sequence ATGACATTGACTGTGACGGATCTGAGCGTGGCGCGCGGCGGTATCCCGGTGCTGGAGGGCCTGAGCTTTTCGCTGGATCCCGGCAAGGCGCTGATCCTGCGCGGCCCCAATGGCATCGGCAAGACAACGCTGCTGCGCACCGTCGCCGGGCTGCAGCCGCCGCTGAAGGGGCGGGTGGACGGCGCCGAGGATCAGATCGCCTATGCCGCCCATTCCGACGGGCTGAAACCGACACTGACGGTGGCAGAAAATCTGACATTTTGGGCCAGTGTTTTTGGCCGCAACGGGATTGAGCAGGCGCTGGACGGGTTTGACCTGCAAGCCCTGCGCGACCGGCAAGCGGGCGCCTTGTCTGCGGGGCAGAAACGCCGCCTGGGCCTGAGCAGGATGCTGGTAACAGGCCGCCCGATCTGGATCATGGATGAACCAACGGTGAGTTTGGACAAAGCCTCGGTTGCGATGTTCGCGGCCGCCGTGCGGATGCATCTGGGGCAGGGCGGCTCCGCGCTGATTGCCACCCACATCGATCTGGGGCTGGAGGCCGGGGTGCTGGATGCCGGCCCCTATAAGGCCAAACCGCTGGCGCTGGATGACTTTGACGGAGGCTTTCTGTGA